From the bacterium genome, the window TCTCAATACCAAAAAAGCAGTCCAAAAATATGGGAATTGGCAATAAAGCCGGAACTTACTTGGGCCGGCCGCCAGGCATATCCGATCTCGTATTCCAATTTGCCGATGTTGTATCGCAAGGCCGCACCCGCTGAAAATCCTCCGTTCAAATTCCCCTCGTCACTGAACCGGTAACCAATCCGGAGCGCCAAAAGACTACGATGCCAATATTCCAATCCGAGGGCCGCTTGGGCCCCCTCGTCGTTGACATAAAAAGCCTCTCCGCCCGCCAAAAGCGTGGACGACGGTGAAACGATCAGGGGTTTGGCGATCCCAAAACGGAAGGTCAAAGGTAAGGGATCCTGACCCTGGGGATCAGGTTCATATTGAACCGCCGGTCCTACGTTCTGCACGGCAACTGCCAGATCGGTCTCCAAGACCTGCATTTTGAAACCAAGGTCGAAGGCTTGAGTGAACGCCTGCTTATCGCCGAGGATCGAGACGAGGGTCTTAAAGGATCCTCCAATGGCCACCGGACCGAATTGCTGGCCGTCCGCGATCGTTACGAGATAATCCTGGACCCCGACCGGTGGATCGGTCGCCAGTACATTTTGAATGTCCGGCATGTGGCGGAAAACGACCTGAAACCCAAGATTCCCATAGTCTTTGGTGGGAAGAGCCAAGCTCAAGGACTCGGTTTGGATATCAGCAAAACCTTGTATATGGTCCAGTCCAAGGCTGTATTTTGAGACCCGTGCCAACCCGGCTGGGTTGTAGTCCATCACATAGACATCATCCCCGAGGGCGGAATAAACACCGCCCATAGCCGTCGGGCGAACACCTAAAGGCACTTTCAACAAGTCTCCGCCATTGGTCCCTGCGGTCTGGGCGCACAGGGACGTCGAAAGAAATACCAACAGGAGGCCCCAAGTTGTTCCCAAGACAAGATTTTTATCGATCTTTAGTGACGACATTAAAACTCTCCATCCAAACCCGCAAAAACACCAACGCCTTGCGGTCCGTACAAGCCATCTGTCCGACCATAGAGGCCGTTCAAATTACTCACAGTGATCATAGAACGAAAATGACCGTCCCATGGGATATTCACTCCAACTTCCGCCCACCAGGGCTGGTCGGTCGTTTTTCGGCCGCCAACCCAGCCACTCCATCCCGGCAGGAACTCCCACAAGAACTTTCCTCCCCAATCCCATAGAAAGCTACCGGTTTCTTCCCAAAGTCCTCGTCCTGAAATTTCAACAGAGATCGGCCTATTATAAAAAAATGGGACATCCCATCGGTTCGATCGGATATCCAGCCTCCCACCATTCCAATCCTTGCCGCCAACTTCCTGATGAAGGAATCCATAACCCACCCAAAGTTTCGGGTCCAGGTAATTCTCCAAACCCATCTCCCCTACCCTGTCATTGACCCCCGAGGCCCAAGCGGCCGTTTGAAGGTCTCCCAAAACGGTCCACTCATCCGTCAATTTCCCCTTCAGGCCGATCAAAAAGTTAGGAATGGGATCGGCATCGCTCGGAATATCCTCCCGGAACGCGAAGATCAAATTCGCCATTCCTAGCACATCCACTAGATCTGTATTTTGAATGAATGTCCGTTCCTTGGCAGGCCCAGCCCCGGTCCCTTGGGGTTCCGAACGGCTCCACCCACCAGCCAATTGACATTCAGCCAATCCGGCGAAATTCAGATGATAATCGATCTCATTCCCGAACTCTTGGACGCCAATGCCGTCCTGAATCGCTTTTTGAAAATAGGGTTTCCAATCAATTTCCTGGAAATTTGCCAGATCGACCTTAATGCGTGAAAAAGCCGCGACCCAACCATCATGGCCCAGCCACTGGGCTGCCAATAAGCCGTTCTCACCTCGGATCGGCCCGGACCCACCCCATCTTGCATCCCCATTGATCACCCAACCATCGGTAAATCCTTCCGCTTCCGTCCCGCCATGGTTAAAAGCGCCCTCCGCAGCGAACGTCTCATTTTGTCCATCCAAAAAGATCCTCGAGTCCCCAGCGTTTCCTGTTACAACGGACAAATTGCCATGATCCTCTCCAAACCGGGGTCTTTGCAAAAGAAAGGCATTTTTCCCGCGAGCCGGTCCTAAAAATGCTTGAACAGGCGTATCAGCCAATAGGACGCTACCGGTCCTCGGAAGCCAGGTCGAAAGAAATGCCGGATCGAGAGGGTAAGCCATACCTTCGTAGTAAATGGCCGGGGGAATGGATAAATAAGCCGGGATGGAAGTCCCGGGCCGCCCACTCGCCCACCCGCTCACCAATCTTGGCAGACGTTCCAATGAAAATTCCGGCCCCAAGGTATTGACCGGCGATATCTCTTGAGGCAGGTCATCGAAAAAAAGTTCCAATGCGCCCAAATGGACCTTTTCGGGGCCCGCGGGATTCGTTTCAAAGGCCGAGACGGGGATTGAAGGAACGGTCAAAAGGATCGAAATGAAAAAAAGAACGCGAGAAGGAGAAAATAAAATGGAGCGGGCGATGGGACTCGAACCCACGACGTCCAGCTTGGGAAGCTGGCATTCTACCGCTGAATTACGCCCGCCTTTACGGCTTTTCCAAAGACCCGCGTCCAAGTCAGTCGCGGGGACAAAGTTCAATTCTGGCTTAACTTCTCGATCGACTGAAGTTTCACCATGGCCTTGTTGATGTTGGCCTGTGCGTTGACGTTGTTGGGATCCTGCTTCAAACAGTCCTTCCACTTGTCGATCGCCTCGTGGATCTTCCCATTGATGTACAGGTTCACCCCATCATAATACAGGGCCTTGACTTTCTCGGCGTCGACTTTCGCCTGGGCCTGCTGCCCTGTCATCCGTTTGATGTAATCATTGGCCGTGTCATCGTTCGGCTTGTACTCTAAAACCTTTGCAAAGTCGGCCTTTGCTTTTTCTTTGTTGCCACTATTGAAAAGGGTCACCCCCTCCTCGTCCAACTCCTTGACACGGTTCGAAATGTCCTTTTGCGCCCGGAAAAGGCTCTCCTTGACCTTTTCGTTATTCGGGTCCAACTGTAACGCCACTTGGTAGTACTTTTTCGCCGTCAAGTAATCCCTTTTATCATAGGCACGGTCCGCCTTTTCGAGCACATTCTTGATGTCCTTGGTTTGCTTGGACCTCAACATGGCGACCTTTTTCTTGGCGGCCGTACTGTGCGGATCGGTCTTCTGGGCCTTGAGATAGCTGACCAAAGCATCGGAATAATCGTTGGAACGATAGAACTCATCGCCTTCCGCGATCAAGGCTTTCACCTTCTCCTTGGTGTTGACCTTCAAAGCATTGATGGCCCTCACCACGTCCGGATTTTCCGGGTCCATCTTTTTGGCGATGTTCAGTTCGTTCAAGCCATTCACCGTGTCGCCCTTCTTGATCATCACCTTACCGGCCGTTAGGTGTTTTTGTACTTCCCCAGCCAACTTCCCCTTGGCATCCGCGATGAAATTTTGGGCCTGTTGGTTCTCAGGCTGGAGCTTCAATACCTTGTTCCATTCGCCGATGGCATCCGAATATTGGTTGTTCAGAAGGAAATTACTGGCCTTTTCCATGTGGGAGTTGACCGCTGCATCCAGCGACTGGGCCTGCGCCACCGCCGCGTTCGCATCTTTGGGATTGACCCTAAAAGCATTGCCAAAAGCCTCAGCCGCCTGGTCAAAGGAGGCGTTGTCATTGTAAGCCACGCCAAGATCGTAATAAGTCTCATCCAAGGAATCCTTGTCCTGGTCCGCTTCCGGCTTCATTTTTTCCAAGGCGATGGACTTAGCGTAATGATCGATGGCGTCGTTGAAATTGCCGAGATTGTAATAGGAAAATCCAAGGAATTTGTGGATCTGCGGATCCGCTTGCAGGTTCACAGCCTTGGTCCAAAAACCCACCGCCTTTTTGTAATCCTTCTGTTGGAAATAAATGAACCCGAGGTTCTTGTAAGCGGAGACATCCTTTGGTTCGTCCTGGATCACCGCCAATAGAGCCGTCGTCGCCGCGCTGTAATTCTTTTCATCCATGTATATCTTCGAATTGCACTTGTTCAGCAGTCTTTTGGCATCGGAATTGGCGGGGTCGAATTTCAAGGCGCTCTGGAAACGCCCCGAGGCGTTCGAATAGTTCCCTTTTTGCATCTCTTGGATACCACTGCAAAGTTCCAAAAGGGTCTTGGAGGACTTGTCGGCAGGGTCAAGCTGAGTGCACTTCTGGAGCTCAGGGATAGCTTTTTCGAATCGCTGTTCTTTTAGGTAGGTGACCCCAAGGTTGTAGTGGGCCGCGAAATTATTGGGGTTGGCCTTGATGGCCTCAAGATATATGGCCTCTTTTTCCGAATCTTGGGCCATCAACCGGGAAGTGGAAAGCGTGCAAACGGCCAGTATCCCCAGGAAGAAAAGATTTTTCATGAAGCCTCGATCCAGTCGGTCATTGCTATTGTTGGGCCGTCGGGGTGGAAACATCCAAGATCAACAATTCTTCGGTCAATTGGCCGTGCTTATCCTGCTGGGAACACCGGATCATCGTTCCGTCCTTCGACCAATCGAGGGCGGCAGTATAATCAAGCTTTTTGGACGTTTTCAACAGTTGTTTAAAGCTCGAATTCCCGATGTTCGCCAGGGTGATCCGTCCTTCATAAACATAAGCGATCTTGTTCCCCGCCGGATGGAACGCGGGGTGGATCCCTAGGCCGTTCCCCTTGGTCAAGAAAAGCACTTGGGTCTTTTTGGTCTGGACATCGGTCTTATCCAAATGACGCGAACTGCCCTGCCGCCGCCAATAGACAAGTTCTTTCCCATCCGGTGACCAAGCGGGCAATTCGGCCCCGATGGTCTGGGGCACCAGATCGAACCGCACCTCGTCCCCTTTGGCCGGGACCTTGGCCACATAAAGGTAATATTTCCCGTTGGACGCCTTCTTTCTTTGCGCCAAGTATTGTCCATCGGGCGACGGAAGTATTTGTTCATCCCGCAGGGGAGCGGAAAAATCCCCCTCATAACTTTTATTGAAAGGGATCTCGCTCTTGAGGACGATCCAGTCCACCGAAGCCGCCGCGATCACCAGGGCCCGTCGCGCCCGGTCGCGCAAGGAATCAAGTTTGGCCTTGGTATCCGGGGGGATGAAAACGGCCGGAAAATTTCGCTGGATTCCGTCGATGGAATCCACGACCGTCTTGTAATCCTTAGCCGCATACTGGGTCACCGCATTACCGAGTTGAAGGTCGATCAAGGACTGGACCGCTTCCCTGATCTGTATATTGTCCAGATAACGATCGAATGCCTTTTGGTTGTACTCCATGGTTTTCGCGGGATTCTTGAGCTCGTCCCGATATAAGGCGGCAAGGTCCAAAATAGCGTGGAGTTCCTCATCCGAATGGGGATATTGAGCCAGGATCTTCTCGTACCAAAGAATGGCGTTCGAGTAATCCTTTTGGGATTCGTAGTCCTTGGCGATCCGATAATAAATGGGAGCGCTCAAGAGAGTGGCCGGATGTTCTTTCAGATATTTTTGATATCCCGCCAAGGCCTCAGGTGTCTTTCCGCTCTGATCCAACAAAAGGAGGGACTCATAGGAGGCGCCCATCATTTGGCAACCCAGCTCCATGAAAGTAAGGGAAACCAACAGAACGGGAAAAACCACACGGTATGGATGGATCATGGGCGGCCTTTCGAACTCATTTGGTGAGGATGACGATATCAACACGGCGGTTTGTATAACGCGCCTCTTCCGTATCCCGGTTGTCCAACGGCGACGAATCCCCATGGCCTCTTGAGTATAGGTTATCGGGAGAGACCCGGCCCTTTTCGACCAAATATCGCAGGACCGCGTCAGCACGGTTCTGCGACAAGGTCAGTGCCGTCTTTTCCGGGCCTTCGTCGTAAGCATGCCCTTCGATATAAACCCGGCAATTGGGATACTTTCGGATGAGCTTCGCGACCTGATCCAAATAGCGCGAGAATCCCTGGCTGATGTTACTGCTTTTTTCGTCGAAGGAAAGACTCGGCACTTTCACAGTACCTGACATGCCGATGGGTTGGATCGTCTCGGGGATCACCGGCATTGGAAAGGATTTCGCTTCCATGGTCGCCGAAGCCATCATCGGCATTTCCTTGGCGTTGATCTGGGCCACTTTGAAAATGGGATCGCTGGCCACGACCTGCTGGCCCCGGACGTCCACCGTCTTGAGGTTGTAGTTAGCGAAAATACCGCCGGTCACGACGTTCCCGTTGTTGTCCCGCCCATCCCAAGCGATCTGGCGCGGCGGGATCCCTATACCCGAATAGCTTCGAAGGACGTTCCCCTTCGAATCGGTGATGTCCAGATTCCAGGTCTTGATGTCGGTCCGGGCCTGGGGCTTCAGGTCGAAGGTCGCCTGCTTCAAGGTTCCCGTTTGGTAATCCGAGATCTGGGGCTTGATCTCCACCGCGACCGCCTTCGGGGCGGGCTCAGCGGCCGGTTGGACCTCCGTTGGTTCGAACCGATAGGTCAGAGAAAACCGATGGGTGTCCCCCAGGGCGCCGAAAGGGACGAAGGCATAATTGATCTCAAAAGGTGTGTAACGGAACCCGGCCCCGAGTGTCGCCCCTGAGGCGCCACCCAAGTCCTGGTTCAGGGGGTCCAGACTATAGCCTGCCCGCAAGGCGGCCGCGAACTCCTTCGCCCCCCACCAAAGTTCACCCCCCACATGGACGATCGGGTCGTTATCGATCGGCTTTTCAAGGTCCACCCCGAGCGAAAAATGGGTCGGATCCTTGGGTTGGAACCGGTAGGCCAGGCCCGCACGATAGACCAAAGGCAGCTTTTCCTGCGACGAGAACTGGGAAAAGTTGGAGATCTGCCCGACATTCTGGACGGAAAGCCCGATCGAAAATGACCTGTCCTTGGTGAAAAACAAAAGGCCAGCGTCCATGGCTTCACCGGTAGCGCTATAAGTGATCAAACTACTGGAAATGAACTTTCCAC encodes:
- a CDS encoding tetratricopeptide repeat protein; the protein is MKNLFFLGILAVCTLSTSRLMAQDSEKEAIYLEAIKANPNNFAAHYNLGVTYLKEQRFEKAIPELQKCTQLDPADKSSKTLLELCSGIQEMQKGNYSNASGRFQSALKFDPANSDAKRLLNKCNSKIYMDEKNYSAATTALLAVIQDEPKDVSAYKNLGFIYFQQKDYKKAVGFWTKAVNLQADPQIHKFLGFSYYNLGNFNDAIDHYAKSIALEKMKPEADQDKDSLDETYYDLGVAYNDNASFDQAAEAFGNAFRVNPKDANAAVAQAQSLDAAVNSHMEKASNFLLNNQYSDAIGEWNKVLKLQPENQQAQNFIADAKGKLAGEVQKHLTAGKVMIKKGDTVNGLNELNIAKKMDPENPDVVRAINALKVNTKEKVKALIAEGDEFYRSNDYSDALVSYLKAQKTDPHSTAAKKKVAMLRSKQTKDIKNVLEKADRAYDKRDYLTAKKYYQVALQLDPNNEKVKESLFRAQKDISNRVKELDEEGVTLFNSGNKEKAKADFAKVLEYKPNDDTANDYIKRMTGQQAQAKVDAEKVKALYYDGVNLYINGKIHEAIDKWKDCLKQDPNNVNAQANINKAMVKLQSIEKLSQN
- a CDS encoding PorV/PorQ family protein; its protein translation is MNFSLRRIHLALWFTASFLLPFSVFADSVSTTGVQFLKIPAGVRGAGMGGAFTAIADDVSTTYWNTAGLALLDKAELNLLHMVYFAGTNYEFGGVAIPLQPGSTLGLSASMDFVPSFNSTNDPLATPGSASDYAISLGFGQLFGDNFALGIGGKFISSSLITYSATGEAMDAGLLFFTKDRSFSIGLSVQNVGQISNFSQFSSQEKLPLVYRAGLAYRFQPKDPTHFSLGVDLEKPIDNDPIVHVGGELWWGAKEFAAALRAGYSLDPLNQDLGGASGATLGAGFRYTPFEINYAFVPFGALGDTHRFSLTYRFEPTEVQPAAEPAPKAVAVEIKPQISDYQTGTLKQATFDLKPQARTDIKTWNLDITDSKGNVLRSYSGIGIPPRQIAWDGRDNNGNVVTGGIFANYNLKTVDVRGQQVVASDPIFKVAQINAKEMPMMASATMEAKSFPMPVIPETIQPIGMSGTVKVPSLSFDEKSSNISQGFSRYLDQVAKLIRKYPNCRVYIEGHAYDEGPEKTALTLSQNRADAVLRYLVEKGRVSPDNLYSRGHGDSSPLDNRDTEEARYTNRRVDIVILTK
- a CDS encoding PorV/PorQ family protein, producing MSSLKIDKNLVLGTTWGLLLVFLSTSLCAQTAGTNGGDLLKVPLGVRPTAMGGVYSALGDDVYVMDYNPAGLARVSKYSLGLDHIQGFADIQTESLSLALPTKDYGNLGFQVVFRHMPDIQNVLATDPPVGVQDYLVTIADGQQFGPVAIGGSFKTLVSILGDKQAFTQAFDLGFKMQVLETDLAVAVQNVGPAVQYEPDPQGQDPLPLTFRFGIAKPLIVSPSSTLLAGGEAFYVNDEGAQAALGLEYWHRSLLALRIGYRFSDEGNLNGGFSAGAALRYNIGKLEYEIGYAWRPAQVSSGFIANSHIFGLLFWY